GACAGCCGGGTCGGCGGACATGTACGACTACTCACTGCGAATTGCGAACGACTGGCAGGTGGGCACGCGAGCTTCAACGCGCAAGACGCTGCTAATGGTTATCGCGGCGGACACCGGCCAGTTCTTCACGCAATTCAGCCGCGCGGCGCAGACAACTCTTCCAGACGGTCTGGTGGGCGAGATGGGACGGCGGATGCGTCCTAAATTCGAAGCGCGCGATTTCAGCGGCGGGCTGGTCACCGGCGTGCAAGCGTTTGTTAACGGCCTTGGCGAGCAGCACAACTTCACTTTTGCACAGTTAGATGTACCGGCCGACGATGTGGCCGTCGCGCAGACGCGGCCGCGAACTGTCGAGAGTCCGCCGCCGGCTGACACACCGGCGCCGCAGCCCAGCGGATTGCCGTCGCCGGAAAACGTCCCCAGTCCGACGCCGACCGCAACGCCAACTGAAACGCCTTCCGGCACTCCAGTGCCCGAGGCTACGCCGACACCTCAAGCCACCGCGACCCCGGCGGAGAGTCCGACGCCATCCCCAGCGATGACTGAGACACCGGTGGCTGAACCCAGCGCGATGCCGGCTGCGTCGCCAATTGAATCGCCGGCGGAAACACCAGCGGCTTCGCCTCCGCCATCTGAATCGCCGTCGCCGAGCTCCGTCGCAAAGAACACACCCACCCGACCCGCGCGGCCGACGCGTTCGCCCGTCCCTCCTGCGGATCCTGAAGACGAATTAGAAGAAGTAGAACTGACGTTGACGAAGCCTTTGGCCGAACGCATCGAGCTTTTGAAAACGTTTATAGCAACGCACCCCAAGTCCGTTGCTGTCCGTCGCGCTAATGAACTGATCGTTTCTGCGCGGGCGTCACTTGGCGATCAAAAGCTTCAGGCCGGTGACGTTCGGGGAGGCCTTCAGCAGTTTCAGCTCGCAATGTCGGAAGCTCCGACGGACATGAGCGATCGCCTCTTTACGGAAGTTATCGCACGCATTCCGATGAACCTGTTTCTTCGTGGCCAGCGTGAAGCTGCCTACGAAGCCGCGCGGCGCGTCGAAGCCCTGGCGAAACTTAATCCCACGCGATTGCTCGCGGTAACACAGTTCTATTTGGGCATTGAGGACGTGAAGGAGGCCAATCGGCTTGCGGAGCTAACCGTTCAGAACGCTCCTGAAGTGGCGTCGGCGCATCAGGCGCTGGGCGCGGCGCGTCACATCGCGCTGCGGCTTGAAGACGCGGAAGCTGAATACGCGAAAGCGCTGGCGCTGAATCCGAAGCTGGCATCGGCCAAGCTGTCGCTGGCGGATTTGAAGCGTGCCTCGGCAAAAAGCGAAGAAGCACTGGTGCTTTATCGCGAAGTGCTGGAGGCTGATCCGAAAAATAATCCGGCGCGGGCCGGCGCCGTCGTGTCTTTGTTGGAGTCCGGGAAGCAGGAAGAAGCGGTGCTGGAGTTAAACGCCACGCTTCAGGATCCGGAAAAAGCAAGAAACTTGCCGCTGCTGGTGGGCGCAGCTTACTGGTTCATGGCGCGCGGCAACCCGGGCCGGGCGCTCGATCTAGCCCAACGGGCAGTCGCGCTTGAGCCGCGATATTCCTGGGCGCAGATTGCGTACGCGCGCGCGCTGGTGGCGGACAAGCGACCGCTGGATGCGGAACGCGTGCTGCGGTTCGCGCAAAATTATAGCCGCTTTCCCACACTCGATTACGAGCTGGCAAACGTGCTCGCGTCGGTCGGGTTGTATGACGAAGCCGCCGCGCAATTGGCTAAGTCTTTTTCGCTGAAAGACGGTCAGATCGAAACGAAGCTTGCCGGTCGATTGCCGGTCAAGGCCGCAAACTTTTCCGAATTGTTGGCGCCCGAACGGCGCGCGGCAATCTTTCAGAACAAGACGGCCGATTCTGACGCGAACGCGAAGATGCTGAAGGCCCTGCTGACGTTTACCAGCGCGCTCAACGCGGAACGTCGTTCGCCGCCGGAAGATGAGCTGGCAACACTCGCGCAGGAATTCATCTCAGGTGAAGATCCGATGCGCACCTACCGTCAGGTTTACGTGGCGTCTAAATTTCTGAAGAAGGGCGTGGCCCTTTCGACGGTATTGGATTTGATGGAGAGCGCAACCACCGGTGTTGAAGCAGCGCTCAATGTGCCGGGCGCGACGGTCGCCGTGCAGGCTGAAGAGCTTGCCGATATGCGCGCCCGCGCGCTGTCGCAAGGCGGCACGCCGTCTGTCCCGGATGCTCCGCGCACAGCGTTGTCCGGGTTGCTTCGAGGAAAAATGGAAGACAATGCCGGGCTGGCGCTTTTCAATCTCAACAAACCCGACGAGGCCGTTCTACGTTTCCGGCGCGCCGTCAGCACTGCGCCGGAAGGAACGCCGCTGTGGCGCTCGTCGCTGTGGCACCTGGGCGCGGCCCTCGAAGCCGACGGGAAGGGCGATCAAGCGCTGCTCTTCTACATCAAGAGTTATGTGGCCGGCCCGGACATCGCGCGCCGTTCGGTGATCGAGAATCTTTATAAGAAGATAAACGGCACGCTTGACGGGCTGGATGACAAGATCGGCGGGCGGTCTTCTTCAGCCGGACCCACGCCCACGCCTTCTCCGAGTCCCTGGTAAAAATAAAAAGTAAAAAGAAAAAGAGCAGCCCGGGTTGAACCGAGCTGCTCCGATTTAAGAA
The nucleotide sequence above comes from Pyrinomonadaceae bacterium. Encoded proteins:
- a CDS encoding TPM domain-containing protein; amino-acid sequence: MTNLSNRVSKKNYRALILSALLALVCVAHVFVSASAQDKLPAPSGNINDFAEVLDPATKQRLDTVLQSLKTRTDVDLIVAVVKTAGSADMYDYSLRIANDWQVGTRASTRKTLLMVIAADTGQFFTQFSRAAQTTLPDGLVGEMGRRMRPKFEARDFSGGLVTGVQAFVNGLGEQHNFTFAQLDVPADDVAVAQTRPRTVESPPPADTPAPQPSGLPSPENVPSPTPTATPTETPSGTPVPEATPTPQATATPAESPTPSPAMTETPVAEPSAMPAASPIESPAETPAASPPPSESPSPSSVAKNTPTRPARPTRSPVPPADPEDELEEVELTLTKPLAERIELLKTFIATHPKSVAVRRANELIVSARASLGDQKLQAGDVRGGLQQFQLAMSEAPTDMSDRLFTEVIARIPMNLFLRGQREAAYEAARRVEALAKLNPTRLLAVTQFYLGIEDVKEANRLAELTVQNAPEVASAHQALGAARHIALRLEDAEAEYAKALALNPKLASAKLSLADLKRASAKSEEALVLYREVLEADPKNNPARAGAVVSLLESGKQEEAVLELNATLQDPEKARNLPLLVGAAYWFMARGNPGRALDLAQRAVALEPRYSWAQIAYARALVADKRPLDAERVLRFAQNYSRFPTLDYELANVLASVGLYDEAAAQLAKSFSLKDGQIETKLAGRLPVKAANFSELLAPERRAAIFQNKTADSDANAKMLKALLTFTSALNAERRSPPEDELATLAQEFISGEDPMRTYRQVYVASKFLKKGVALSTVLDLMESATTGVEAALNVPGATVAVQAEELADMRARALSQGGTPSVPDAPRTALSGLLRGKMEDNAGLALFNLNKPDEAVLRFRRAVSTAPEGTPLWRSSLWHLGAALEADGKGDQALLFYIKSYVAGPDIARRSVIENLYKKINGTLDGLDDKIGGRSSSAGPTPTPSPSPW